In Cynocephalus volans isolate mCynVol1 chromosome 13, mCynVol1.pri, whole genome shotgun sequence, a genomic segment contains:
- the CNDP2 gene encoding cytosolic non-specific dipeptidase isoform X3, which produces MMEVAAADIRQLGGSVELVDIGKQKLPDGSEIPLPPILLGKLGSDPQKKTVCIYGHLDVQPAALEDGWDSEPFTLVERDGKLYGRGSTDDKGPVAGWMNALEAYQKTDQEVPVNVRFCLEGMEESGSEGLDELIFAQKDTFFKDVDYVCISDNYWLGKKKPCITYGLRGICYFFIEVECSDKDLHSGVYGGSVHEAMTDLIALMGSLVDKKGKILIPGINEAVAPLTDEEHQLYDCIDFDLEEFAKDVGAKTLLHSCKKDILMHRWRYPSLSLHGIEGAFSGSGAKTVIPRKVVGKFSIRLVPDMTPEVVSEQVTSYLTNKFADLHSPNKFKVYMGHGGKPWVSDFNHPHYVAGRRALKTVFGVEPDLTREGGSIPVTLTFQEATGKNVMLLPVGSADDGAHSQNEKLNRHNYIEGTKMLAAYLYEVSQLKN; this is translated from the exons CTCCCCGACGGCTCGGAGATCCCACTTCCTCCCATCTTGCTGGGCAAGCTGGGCTCGGACCCGCAGAAGAAGACGGTGTGCATCTACGGGCACCTGGACGTGCAGCCCGCGGCGCTGGAGGACGGCTGGGACAGCGAGCCCTTTACGCTGGTGGAGCGCGATG GCAAGCTCTATGGGAGAGGTTCCACTGATGATAAGGGGCCAGTGGCCGGCTGGATGAACGCCCTGGAAGCTTATCAGAAAACAGATCAG GAGGTTCCTGTCAATGTCAGGTTCTGCCTGGAAGGCATGGAGGAGTCTGGTTCCGAAGGCCTGGACGAGCTGATTTTTGCCCAGAAAGACACGTTCTTTAAAGATGTGGATTACGTGTGCATCTCAGATAACTACTGGCTGGGCAAGAAGAAGCCTTGCATAACGTACGGTCTCAGGGGCATCTGCTACTTTTTCATCGAG GTGGAGTGCAGCGACAAAGACCTGCATTCCGGAGTGTACGGGGGCTCGGTGCACGAGGCTATGACTGACCTCATCGCGCTGATGG GCTCCCTGGTAGACAAGAAGGGCAAAATCCTCATCCCCGGCATCAATGAGGCCGTGGCCCCCCTGACCGACGAGGAGCACCAGCTCTATGACTGCATCGACTTTGACCTGGAGGAGTTTGCCAAGGACGTGGGGGCAAAGACCCTCCTGCACAGCTGTAAG AAAGACATCCTGATGCACCGATGGCGGTACCCGTCCCTCTCCCTCCATGGCATTGAAGGCGCCTTCTCTGGGTCGGGGGCCAAGACCGTGATTCCTAGGAAAGTGGTGGGCAAGTTCTCCATCAGGCTCGTGCCGGACATGACTCCGGAAGTGGTCAGCGAGCAG GTTACAAGCTACTTGACTAACAAGTTTGCTGATCTACACAGCCCCAACAAGTTCAAGGTGTACATGGGCCATGGTGGGAAGCCCTGGGTATCCGACTTCAACCACCCACATTATGTGGCTGGGAGAAGAGCCCTGAAAACAG TTTTTGGTGTTGAACCAGACTTGACCAGGGAGGGCGGCAGTATCCCTGTGACCTTGACCTTTCAGGAGGCCACGGGTAAGAACGTCATGCTCTTGCCCGTGGGGTCAGCGGATGACGGCGCTCACTCCCAGAACGAGAAGCTCAACAG GCATAACTACATAGAGGGAACCAAGATGCTGGCTGCCTACCTGTACGAGGTGTCTCAACTGAAGAACTGA